The Megalobrama amblycephala isolate DHTTF-2021 linkage group LG22, ASM1881202v1, whole genome shotgun sequence sequence ATATAgttcattaaaaaatcttttttagtTTTGCATTTTGTTAAAGTATTAATAGtatcaataataatatacaaaataaaccaaaaaggAAAATCGTCTTTAGTATTTCATGTCCTTCAAATCACACCTCCTGTTGCCCTGATGAATAGTTTCCAGGTCCACTAAAGCACCCTGTCTTCTCTCCAGGTGGGGTTTAAAGAAAAATACTTGAATCTACTCAGTATGAGCACTCGGTttgcaaaaaacacaaaatgctTAATgaaagaacaagaaaaaaaaagatgacaaCTCTCTCCCATTATTCTAAAATGCTTTTGCTTTTACCataaataaatgacttttttgtgTTTAATTCTTATCGACAAGCTGGGGTTACTCCCTAAACTCAAACCAAACAAAATGGTTTATCTGAGGGTATAAGGTACATAATTTCAATGTTCCACAAATCCATATAAAATTGTGTGAGTACAGACTTGACTTTGGCTTCGTGCACAGCGGCTAGGTCTgatccattatttttttttttttgtctgttttaacTATGTGCAATGCAAActctttaaaaataacattaaaagctGATTAATACTTCATTATAGTTTGACATACAGTAAGATTTTACCATACAACAAAACTGTTTATTTTGCGGAACacgaaaacctaaaaaaaaaaaaaaacatgtttgagaGACTTTAAAAAGGGTCAAAGTGCTGTATGAGGACCATCTGACATCTTTAACGTTCAACGAGAGCTCTGCTGATGACTATAGGATTGTCATGATGGTTGTTCAAAAATAGCTATCGTATTGTTAACGTCCTCGTTTTAATGCGTCTGGATTCAGAACACTCTCCCAAATTCTCCTTATTCCAGACTACACATTCTCtgctttatttgtcatttctACTATTTCATTACTATCAACTGTTAGCATAGTCTAGTCTTCTTTCAACTGAGCCAGAAGGAAAACTTCTGTTTACAGAATAAATTTCTTTGAATTAACAAGACTATCGGAGATAAATCAGCTTAGAAACGACTCTTCTATATAGGCTTTAAAACAGGCTAAAGACCACCCTGGCTCAAGCAAAAGCAGTACCACAAACATAATTGACAACCCAGAGCACTTTGGTTGAGTTTTTGGGTGCTTCATTACCATAGATTCTCCCAATCAAACAAAGTGTTATGTGTAAATGTGAGTAGAATATTACCCAACATAATAGGAGTTTGAACCGAGATGAAGTTGTGAAAAACGGACCATAATCACATAAGCATTAGCATGTCCATGATTACCATTTCAGTAGATTATTTATAGTAAAATGATGCTGTGGCAATAGGTCATTAAAAGGAGCCCTGTAAGTAAAGACTCTGTATAATAATGTCTCGCTGATATccaaggagagagagagagtgaagaTGGCCAGAGTCATCTGGGCCCACTCCAATTTTAGAGCCTCAAAAGAACATTAGCTTAAAAGACCAGCACCCTTTTTCTGTCTATTGAAAGCCAACAAGTCTAGTGGGTCCACAGACTACACCAGCTCCAATTCATTGTTTAGCTGGAGCTGCTAGCTGGTGATGGGGTAGAAGACTGGCTGGCAAAACCAGTAGACCCCGTACCAGATCCATTGCTGACCAACGATGCTTGCTGACCAAAGTTAGTGGTTCTCAGAGTGGCAAGATGTCGAGCAGAGAAGACATGGTCGCGTGCAGCAGCCCTGGATTCGAATTCAACCCCGCAGGCGTCGCACTTGCCTCTCAGAGTCTCGCGGCCTGTCGTCTGGCCGATGGTGTATGTTGGAGTTGGTTCCACAACTGTCAGTTGTACAGGTTTGGGCAGGATGGGACGGTTGGCTCGGAGAGCATTGTATTGTAGGTAGCTACCCGAGCTGACATCTACCTTCTTGGAAGGGTCAATGGGATTAGGCGACTGTGTAAAGATGTAATGACAATGTCAATTTCATTTcattgcagaaaaacaaaatgttaagtaaaatcaataaaaacagacaaaactTCCTTATTGACCACACGCTAAGTCAGGGGTCGGCATCCTATGGCACGCAGAGGGGTAACTGCTGGCACGTGAGCAAAAGCGAGAGAGGTGTATGCATTTCATTCAGATAAAGTACCTCGCACCTgcattcaaatctacattttgaggTAATCGTTCCTCATATTAACAGCTTGTTTTATTAAGGagttataaatattaatgtgCGAGAATTAAACTGCTCAAGTCAATGAAAGCACGTAGCTCTGACAAACCTTTGCCATAGTAATGGTATACCATacatagttaaagggttagtttacccaaaaatgaaactaatgtcatttattactcaccctcatgttgttctacagccgtaagaccttcgttcatcttccgaacacaaattaagatattgttgatgaaatctgatggcttatttgaaaaaaacatgaacgtttcaaatatgtttttagtacctttatggaccttgagagtttcaatggctttgctctcaatacaggccacactgagccatcagatttcatcaacaacatcttaatttgttttccgaagatgaacgaaggtcttacaggtgtagaacgatatgagggtgagtaataaatgacattattttcatttttgggtgaactaacagtTTTTTAATGCTATAAATTTAGGAGAAATTCACTCAAGTGAATAGAGTCTTATTAAGCATTCCACACACACCAAACTCTGTTCTTGTGTAGCTGGTTATAaatgtaccctagaaaaaaaacataactggTGTGCATCGTGAGACACAACAATGGCACTGACGTATTTTCAGATATGTTAGTGCAAGTTACttacagttaaaacagctcaaacatgcattttagtctaggactagctgaAGCCTTGTGTGTGAAACTAGGGGTAAATTATCTTTCCAGTGCAGTCTTTGATCttgaaattagctgatgataaataaaatgaagcTGATATCTTGCTTTCATCAACGTGAACTCTGTTGAATTTGCATGTAGCGCGGGAATTGAAGATTAGATTTATATTCGTTTTGTGGAGACACACTTATGTTGCCAAGTGTAACAAAACAGATAGCTATCTGATCAGTAAAAACACATGAATGACCAAATGAAAATAGACCCATTGGAAATTTGTTCTTCAAAGTCTAATTTAaacctaaaaaacaaaaagtgcgacaaatttaaaacatttttaatgaaaaatagcttcagaaatatttaatatttctatgcaaaccattacaaatatttaaaatatgtttatatgtatttatacatATGGGGGTTGAGGGGTTGTGGCATAGTGATTAACTTGGAAACTTAATGGCACTTCGTGACAAAGAGGTTTGCCGACCCCTGGTCTAAGTGCTCcagtttttatgaaaaataaccaGAAATGGAAGCAATTTTAGTAGTAAAATCATAGCAGCTGCCATTACTTTCCTGTGCGCCATACACTCCTGTCCAGGAGGTGGCAGAAACAATCATCTGCTTCTAGGCATTAATGTAAAAGATTCAAGgactgtgtcccaattcagaggctgcaatCTTCAAAGGCCGCATTCAAAAGTTGATTGCATCACAGTGGTGGTGAAGGCTGTCCCAATTCGAAGGCTTTACTTAAATGCGGCCTCGAAATGCGTCCTTCGTTTCCCGGACAACAAAGGATACAACAGATGGATCCTTCACGGCCTAGTCTACCCCAAAATTCATTGCGCACCGGTGACGACAGGATTTCTTgagaaaaaaatgctgggttacaCTTAAATGCAAGTATTAGGTTTCACCTTACTCGAAGATCTAAtgataaaaatttatttaaaaaaaatctttaatttaATCCTTTATAGAGTTTATACTCTTTATTATGTACAAAAATGGACCAAGGTGACatatttagaaatgtgttttgttttcagacagTTGAATATAACTTTCAAAAAAGTCCAGTACAAACGTTACTGCCGCTCATCAACGGCAGCCGTCACAGCTGTAGGCAACAAGAGCAATCCTCCGTAGGCTAGACCGTCCCATTTAACAATGCTCGGTCTGACCTTTGCGAActtcgaaggatgcagcctctgaattgggacacagttaaagaaaaataagtaaaaaaagtaaaaagtgcCATCTACTGTGTGAAGCGTAGATGCCGCACAAGAGAGAAGTGGCAGCACATGTTTTACTACTTACATTAGGGGATGAACGAAGCACTTAAATACCCAACCTGATTAATTTATCTCCTTTTGTTTAAAAGAACTAGATGCAAaggaaatgaatgaaaatgtaatgcatacaggtttggtatgacatgaggttgagtaaatttTGGATGAATTATTTCTTTAATAAGGCATCACCACTATGtcaaagtaattaataaaatattaattaaagatTACACTTTTAGTCTACTGCACCTGGCACATTTTTATAATGTGTTGCTATGACATGAGAAAGTATCTGGACACCTCTAAGGCCAATGACATTGTAGCAAAATACTAACATAAGACATGAAAACAGCTGCCATATTAGACAAAGTACCCTTACCATTTTCTCTTGCTGAAGCCTCCAGCGTTTCTCCTTGGCACGCGTATTTTGGAACCAGATTTGCACAACCTTCAGTGGAAGCCCAAGCTCTGTCCCCACTGCCTCACACTCCAGTGCATTAGGATGAGCACATGTCTCATAACATGACTGCAGGATGGACAGCTGAAGACAGTTCAGGTGAGTTCGAGGTCGTCTTGGGGTGGAGTTCTGCAGCATGTAACTCGTTTCTTTTTGGTTTTGACCAGAGGATGCTGTAACCGTCACAGGGGATGGTGTGGTGGGCGTGGTGGTAGTGGGTGTAGGTCGCTGTGAGCTCAAGCCTAATTGTTCTCTTGAGAGGGTGTTGATCTTGAATGGACCTTTCTGAGACCAATATTTGAGCCCATTGTGTTTCTGAGTTGCCAAGGCAGAAGATTTGTTAATTGGCGTAGGGGACAATTTTGGCACCATGTGGCTGGTAGTCCCAGACTCGACCCCTCCTCGGTAAtcgtcgtcatcatcatcagtaCGGTCTGACTCGGCTTGTACCTCTTCAACCTTCCTTTTCGGAGCAGATCGAGATGTAGGAATCCCACTGACTATCAGAGGAACTGCAACTGGAGTGGCCACTGTCTTGGGAGCTATTTTAACCATTGTAATGGGTGTTGCTTCTGTTTTGGTCTTGTGAACTAATGAAGGACTGGTGGACACAACGGTGAAAGAGCCAGTCTGATTTGGTCTACTTGGACCTTGAATAGGAATTTTTGGGGGCTCCTTGACCTCCTTTACCTTATCCGTCTTTGGAGGAACATTTCCAGTTTGGGGTTTTGCAGAGACCCAGCCAGTGGAGGGACttgggttaggtttaggtgGGGTTGAGAATATGGGCTTTGAGAGTGGCCAGGTGAACTTAATGAGTGGTTTCCCAACAGCCGCCAAAGTGCCATCACTGATAAAACGGACCTCTCCCTTTCGCTCCCTAGCCCTCATATTCTGGAACCAAATCTGAACCACTTTCTTTGGAAGATTTACCCACTCAGATATTTGTTCAAATTCATGCTTTCCTGGGTTTGGATCTTTGAAATAACATCCATAGAGAATATCAAGCTGATCAGCATGGATGATGGTCCTGGACCGCCTCATGTCCCTGAACCGTCTGACTTTGGGCCTCTTTTGCTCCCGCTCTTTTTCTCGTTCCTTCTCTTTTTCCCTTTCCATGAGTGATGTGCTAACCTTTTCAGCTGCCCTCATGTACACAGTGCTAGTCTTAGCCAAATTATTGCGATTAGTTAAAGTACTGTTATTGGAAGCAATGGCAGGATCTGGCTTCACCTGAACAACGATGAGACCTCCATCTGTAGGAACCCCAACAGTCGCTGGTCTCAATCCCAGACCATCAAGCAAATGACTTTTTTGTATGGAGGACTTGTTAGCTAGGGAGACAGATGATGTTGATGATATTGTAGAGCTATGGTTTTTCCCCATGCTTAGATCCAATGCAGACTCGCAATCATTACCGTTAGATAAGAAGGAGTGTGTAAGAGAGGTGGTTGCAGGTGCTGATCCTGGACTTCGAGTAACTGCTTGAGTGTTTGAAAAGGTCATTTTACCCCGATCTCCTTCTGAAACACCTACCCCAATAACTGATGAAGGAAGCGAGAGTACATATGGACTGTATAACTGGGTGGAAAGTGGAGCCAATGACAGGGAAAGGGGCAATGACTGCAAGATGCCAGTTGGAACACCCTGGTGATCAACTGCAACTGAAAGAGGAGTAGGAGGGTCAGCTTGCGCTTCCAACTGAAGATCAAGATCTACATCTTGCTTCTCTCGCTTGATCTCCACCTCTTCCTTGTCAATCtcactctttctttttttccttttcataCTCTGTTCATCATCATATTCATCCTCTGCATCCGAGAGGAAGACTGTAGTAGAACGAAGAACCTTTCCACCACCACTTGACCTTTCAGCTGTTGGCTCTACCTGTGAAGACTGTTTGATTGGGCTACCCGACTCTTCCCTCATGGAGCTGCTTTGACTTTCTTCATCAGTCACGATAACAGACGTGTAGAACTCTTCATTTTCAGAGTCGGATGTCAACAGCAATTCTCTTGGGCTGCCCTTACCAATCCTGTGTCGTTCTGCATTACTGGAAAGGTCAATGGCATGACTGCCTGTTGCTGATGGACTGTGTTCATCTTCACCCTCATCTATCATTAAATTGCCTTCTTCTTCCTCCATACTTCTGTCCAATTCATCATGGAAGCTGTCTAATCTTTCCCTATCTTTGGATTGCCGGGCATCTAAGAACCACTTGCGTACCTCTTCTCCACTTAGCCCTACCTCCCTGCCGAGGGCTTCACAGTCCTCCCGCTGAGGACTAGATGTTTCAGCATCATCTCGTGACTCTAAAAAGGCCCAGAGAACCTGAGACTGGAACTCAGTGAGCACAGACCGTCCTGAAGACAAGAGTGGATGAGCTTTAGCACTTCTATGGCCTGAAGCTCTTAAGGCAAAATTAGTGTTACGAAAAGTACAGTTAACAGCACCAGAGCTGTTAACGGGATGTGTATGGCTGAGACCTTGGTTTGGATCCATAACACATGACAACGAACTATCACGCCGAAGGACTGAGGCCACTGAGGATTCAGTTACTTTGGAGTTTGCATCATCCCCCTGACACACCTTTTCACTGGTCCTCTCGATTTCCATTTCACTTTCTTCTTGCTCTTTTTCATCACGTGTTGTGCCGTCATCCACTATTTTCTCACTCTGCTCTTGTGTTTTCTCAACCTTAATACAGATCTCTTTTTTTAACCCATCAATTTTCCAGTCCTCTTCAGATTTTAGTGACATTTGCTGATTGCAAGGCTCTACTTTTATCTCATTGTGTACTCTCAAGTCTGCACCCTTGTCCGCTGTCTTGTTGGTCTCCTCTATACTCATTTGAGTGGTGGTTGGGAGGCCAAATGCAGCCCACTGACTTTGTAAGCCACTGAGTCTTTGGGCCAAGAGAGCCTGTTGTGCAGCACTGAGACCAAGAACTGGCACTGCCTGCTGCAAAAGCTGGTTTGGAGACTCTGGATTCTGGCCCTGGATTTGGGTTTGAGTTTGGAGTCCGTTCAACACCAGGGGCATGAGCATCTGAGGCTGGGGTATAAGCTGCGGGGTAGCTGCCCCTGGTGTTGCAGATGTCCCAGTTGtgaagagaggaggaagaatggaGTGTGGGAGAGAATTTGGGCTGGAAGTCAGGAGAGTGAGAATAGCAGACATGGCTTGTGCTGAGGCCACCGGAGAAGAAAGTAATGAGGGAGCTAGCTGAGGCTGCACCTGCTCTCCGTCTTTGGTTGTTACTGCTGATGGAGTCAGGTTTGCTTGGGTGACACAATTGCTGGTGGAGGCGTTAACTAACTGTGTGGTGCTTCCAACAGTGGTCGCAGCCAAGTTTGTAACCATGGTTCCAGTTCCTGTATTTGCAGTGGAACTAGGAGTAGCATTCCCCGCACTCCTGCTGCGACTCTGGTGCAACACAGATTTTAAATGACTTTCCAGGGTGATGGCATGATTGTAGGAGACACGACAGACGGCACACTGGTATGGTTTGTTGGAGACATAAGGTCTAGCCAGAAAAGGGGTTGAGTCACTGTCTTTCACCGTCCCGGTTCTCATCCTCTGAATATGGGTGGTTGAATTATAATGAACACTCAAAGCCGTTCTAGTGGGAAATGACTCCAAACATGCATTACACTTGAATGGACGGTTATCACCTTCAGAAGCTACGTTGTTTTTACAGACAGATCTGCCATTGCTTATAGAAGCTTCTGATGTTTTTACAGTTTGCTCCACATTGTCCTGATCTGACTCCAGGCCACCCATGTCACTTTCCTCATTTCTCCCTGCCTCCAGCTCTTCATCCAGCTCTTTTTCCTGAGAAGAACCACCCTTGTCACCTGCATCTGTAGGTTCGCTCTCATTTTGGGAAGCCATTGAGGGGGACTTTGTGTTCTCTAAATGTTTCTGCTGAGAGGTCTCATCTAAtgaattgataaaaaaaaataaaattcaatgtTAGTGACCATTTAACCAAAGTTAACCAAAGCTAAaggtaataataaatgtattaagaTGAATTGTAATGTATGTGTTTGAATCCATAAATCATTgattattttaacaatattataGAATaggtaaataaattaaaatgaaactaTACAAAATATCATAGAGCAGGCATAAACTGCAACATTCGGTTTACCCCCGGTCCATCCTTCACCTTAAAAGCTCGAAACCCCTTATGCTCAAATATACAACAAAAATCAGTTGTTTGGATTTAAAAACAAccagtaaaatgtaaaaaattagcAACAATTTTTCTCCCATCCATCATGTCCAGGAGTCACCATGAAAACTGAATACTTGTGGGGGCCACACTCAGTAGGCTACAACATACAGGTGGTTCATTGCCATGGAAACTACTGAAGCAAGGTGGTCACCAACACAGACAATTGTGTGTCCAGTGGTGCATAACCTAAGCCTGGTATCAATAACACTGGAACCCAGGATTTTAGTGCTGGGATAGTGTTAAATCACTGTGGCACAAATgcaaacacttaaaaaaaaaaaaaaaaaaaaaaaaaaaaaaaaaaaaaaaactttatagaTGATCAAAACTCACCTGCATCATTTTGGGCTTTGGATTCTTCATCTTCAGCAATGGAAGAGTGCTTTGGAGCAGCCTTATGAAAAGAGGAAACCAATCATTTActttaaaagcaaataaaaagtAGTTTCACTGACTACACAACCAATGTCATTACTTTTCTGTGCCATCAAAACTTATGTAATGACATTACAAAACATTACTAATATATAACAAAGTGCAGTCCATCTGTGTAAATATACTCACAATATCCAGTAACTTATCAAGGCAAGCAGGGAGGACACTGTGTTTGTCCGTAAGGTGATGAGAGAGATTCTCACGGTCTGGTTGACTTTCTTGACATAGAGGGCATAACCACATTGACCCCCTCTTACTGGCACCTCCCAGAGTTTCTCCTGGCTCCTCCTGTAACAAAAAAGtggtattatttattaaatgcaataatattttatcaGATCTAAGTAAGGCAATTATTTTATTACTCGTTTATATTCAGAattcacaaaatatatttttttaagttatattttatAGTAAGTGATTATACATTCTATAATGTTTCcaataatgtttaaatccagataaattttaaccaggacatggaCCATGTCCGtacgtcgcctatcaatgacatcatacccgcgttaccctcgattttattttgtagaaaccatggaaaaaccatagacgctttaatatattgtgttttattagacaagtgagcaactgtttggatacattcatcgacagaaaactaatcattgttatatagcttaACACAGCAAGTCTTattatttaaatctaattttcttgatataCCTAGAGTACTATGTTTTATtatgcctaatatcgatctagcttactgcagtatGCAACAAATATCTCACAGTAGCCGCTGAACGAacgcagagtagcattataacaactttcaacagaCAAACGTATCTAACATGATACATAAGCACTGCATTACCCCACGTACGCATGACTGGAAGACGCGTATGTCtgcagcataataaaagctccactacTCTCAAGCCATGTGTTGCgcttgtctctcattagcaatcgctccagcggccttgttCCGCTCCAATGgctttcagccacaccctgcttcatactacagtaatgttaataaatctttaatacattagctcatccatgaatagaatttcttcctgagtcccaTCAGATTCTTTTCCACAAGCTGTAGACAGGAAAACAacatctcccatgattccacgaaatcaaggcatcatcaagctacgccgtTGTTTTGAATAAACCTCTAGCggcaaaaatttacatattgtgcctttaatgcaTCAGTGATCTGAA is a genomic window containing:
- the zfhx2 gene encoding zinc finger homeobox protein 3 isoform X1, producing MQEEPGETLGGASKRGSMWLCPLCQESQPDRENLSHHLTDKHSVLPACLDKLLDIAAPKHSSIAEDEESKAQNDADETSQQKHLENTKSPSMASQNESEPTDAGDKGGSSQEKELDEELEAGRNEESDMGGLESDQDNVEQTVKTSEASISNGRSVCKNNVASEGDNRPFKCNACLESFPTRTALSVHYNSTTHIQRMRTGTVKDSDSTPFLARPYVSNKPYQCAVCRVSYNHAITLESHLKSVLHQSRSRSAGNATPSSTANTGTGTMVTNLAATTVGSTTQLVNASTSNCVTQANLTPSAVTTKDGEQVQPQLAPSLLSSPVASAQAMSAILTLLTSSPNSLPHSILPPLFTTGTSATPGAATPQLIPQPQMLMPLVLNGLQTQTQIQGQNPESPNQLLQQAVPVLGLSAAQQALLAQRLSGLQSQWAAFGLPTTTQMSIEETNKTADKGADLRVHNEIKVEPCNQQMSLKSEEDWKIDGLKKEICIKVEKTQEQSEKIVDDGTTRDEKEQEESEMEIERTSEKVCQGDDANSKVTESSVASVLRRDSSLSCVMDPNQGLSHTHPVNSSGAVNCTFRNTNFALRASGHRSAKAHPLLSSGRSVLTEFQSQVLWAFLESRDDAETSSPQREDCEALGREVGLSGEEVRKWFLDARQSKDRERLDSFHDELDRSMEEEEGNLMIDEGEDEHSPSATGSHAIDLSSNAERHRIGKGSPRELLLTSDSENEEFYTSVIVTDEESQSSSMREESGSPIKQSSQVEPTAERSSGGGKVLRSTTVFLSDAEDEYDDEQSMKRKKRKSEIDKEEVEIKREKQDVDLDLQLEAQADPPTPLSVAVDHQGVPTGILQSLPLSLSLAPLSTQLYSPYVLSLPSSVIGVGVSEGDRGKMTFSNTQAVTRSPGSAPATTSLTHSFLSNGNDCESALDLSMGKNHSSTISSTSSVSLANKSSIQKSHLLDGLGLRPATVGVPTDGGLIVVQVKPDPAIASNNSTLTNRNNLAKTSTVYMRAAEKVSTSLMEREKEKEREKEREQKRPKVRRFRDMRRSRTIIHADQLDILYGCYFKDPNPGKHEFEQISEWVNLPKKVVQIWFQNMRARERKGEVRFISDGTLAAVGKPLIKFTWPLSKPIFSTPPKPNPSPSTGWVSAKPQTGNVPPKTDKVKEVKEPPKIPIQGPSRPNQTGSFTVVSTSPSLVHKTKTEATPITMVKIAPKTVATPVAVPLIVSGIPTSRSAPKRKVEEVQAESDRTDDDDDDYRGGVESGTTSHMVPKLSPTPINKSSALATQKHNGLKYWSQKGPFKINTLSREQLGLSSQRPTPTTTTPTTPSPVTVTASSGQNQKETSYMLQNSTPRRPRTHLNCLQLSILQSCYETCAHPNALECEAVGTELGLPLKVVQIWFQNTRAKEKRWRLQQEKMSPNPIDPSKKVDVSSGSYLQYNALRANRPILPKPVQLTVVEPTPTYTIGQTTGRETLRGKCDACGVEFESRAAARDHVFSARHLATLRTTNFGQQASLVSNGSGTGSTGFASQSSTPSPASSSS
- the zfhx2 gene encoding zinc finger homeobox protein 3 isoform X2, producing MWLCPLCQESQPDRENLSHHLTDKHSVLPACLDKLLDIAAPKHSSIAEDEESKAQNDADETSQQKHLENTKSPSMASQNESEPTDAGDKGGSSQEKELDEELEAGRNEESDMGGLESDQDNVEQTVKTSEASISNGRSVCKNNVASEGDNRPFKCNACLESFPTRTALSVHYNSTTHIQRMRTGTVKDSDSTPFLARPYVSNKPYQCAVCRVSYNHAITLESHLKSVLHQSRSRSAGNATPSSTANTGTGTMVTNLAATTVGSTTQLVNASTSNCVTQANLTPSAVTTKDGEQVQPQLAPSLLSSPVASAQAMSAILTLLTSSPNSLPHSILPPLFTTGTSATPGAATPQLIPQPQMLMPLVLNGLQTQTQIQGQNPESPNQLLQQAVPVLGLSAAQQALLAQRLSGLQSQWAAFGLPTTTQMSIEETNKTADKGADLRVHNEIKVEPCNQQMSLKSEEDWKIDGLKKEICIKVEKTQEQSEKIVDDGTTRDEKEQEESEMEIERTSEKVCQGDDANSKVTESSVASVLRRDSSLSCVMDPNQGLSHTHPVNSSGAVNCTFRNTNFALRASGHRSAKAHPLLSSGRSVLTEFQSQVLWAFLESRDDAETSSPQREDCEALGREVGLSGEEVRKWFLDARQSKDRERLDSFHDELDRSMEEEEGNLMIDEGEDEHSPSATGSHAIDLSSNAERHRIGKGSPRELLLTSDSENEEFYTSVIVTDEESQSSSMREESGSPIKQSSQVEPTAERSSGGGKVLRSTTVFLSDAEDEYDDEQSMKRKKRKSEIDKEEVEIKREKQDVDLDLQLEAQADPPTPLSVAVDHQGVPTGILQSLPLSLSLAPLSTQLYSPYVLSLPSSVIGVGVSEGDRGKMTFSNTQAVTRSPGSAPATTSLTHSFLSNGNDCESALDLSMGKNHSSTISSTSSVSLANKSSIQKSHLLDGLGLRPATVGVPTDGGLIVVQVKPDPAIASNNSTLTNRNNLAKTSTVYMRAAEKVSTSLMEREKEKEREKEREQKRPKVRRFRDMRRSRTIIHADQLDILYGCYFKDPNPGKHEFEQISEWVNLPKKVVQIWFQNMRARERKGEVRFISDGTLAAVGKPLIKFTWPLSKPIFSTPPKPNPSPSTGWVSAKPQTGNVPPKTDKVKEVKEPPKIPIQGPSRPNQTGSFTVVSTSPSLVHKTKTEATPITMVKIAPKTVATPVAVPLIVSGIPTSRSAPKRKVEEVQAESDRTDDDDDDYRGGVESGTTSHMVPKLSPTPINKSSALATQKHNGLKYWSQKGPFKINTLSREQLGLSSQRPTPTTTTPTTPSPVTVTASSGQNQKETSYMLQNSTPRRPRTHLNCLQLSILQSCYETCAHPNALECEAVGTELGLPLKVVQIWFQNTRAKEKRWRLQQEKMSPNPIDPSKKVDVSSGSYLQYNALRANRPILPKPVQLTVVEPTPTYTIGQTTGRETLRGKCDACGVEFESRAAARDHVFSARHLATLRTTNFGQQASLVSNGSGTGSTGFASQSSTPSPASSSS
- the zfhx2 gene encoding zinc finger homeobox protein 3 isoform X3: MQEEPGETLGGASKRGSMWLCPLCQESQPDRENLSHHLTDKHSVLPACLDKLLDIAAPKHSSIAEDEESKAQNDADETSQQKHLENTKSPSMASQNESEPTDAGDKGGSSQEKELDEELEAGRNEESDMGGLESDQDNVEQTVKTSEASISNGRSVCKNNVASEGDNRPFKCNACLESFPTRTALSVHYNSTTHIQRMRTGTVKDSDSTPFLARPYVSNKPYQCAVCRVSYNHAITLESHLKSVLHQSRSRSAGNATPSSTANTGTGTMVTNLAATTVGSTTQLVNASTSNCVTQANLTPSAVTTKDGEQVQPQLAPSLLSSPVASAQAMSAILTLLTSSPNSLPHSILPPLFTTGTSATPGAATPQLIPQPQMLMPLVLNGLQTQTQIQGQNPESPNQLLQQAVPVLGLSAAQQALLAQRLSGLQSQWAAFGLPTTTQMSIEETNKTADKGADLRVHNEIKVEPCNQQMSLKSEEDWKIDGLKKEICIKVEKTQEQSEKIVDDGTTRDEKEQEESEMEIERTSEKVCQGDDANSKVTESSVASVLRRDSSLSCVMDPNQGLSHTHPVNSSGAVNCTFRNTNFALRASGHRSAKAHPLLSSGRSVLTEFQSQVLWAFLESRDDAETSSPQREDCEALGREVGLSGEEVRKWFLDARQSKDRERLDSFHDELDRSMEEEEGNLMIDEGEDEHSPSATGSHAIDLSSNAERHRIGKGSPRELLLTSDSENEEFYTSVIVTDEESQSSSMREESGSPIKQSSQVEPTAERSSGGGKVLRSTTVFLSDAEDEYDDEQSMKRKKRKSEIDKEEVEIKREKQDVDLDLQLEAQADPPTPLSVAVDHQGVPTGILQSLPLSLSLAPLSTQLYSPYVLSLPSSVIGVGVSEGDRGKMTFSNTQAVTRSPGSAPATTSLTHSFLSNGNDCESALDLSMGKNHSSTISSTSSVSLANKSSIQKSHLLDGLGLRPATVGVPTDGGLIVVQVKPDPAIASNNSTLTNRNNLAKTSTVYMRAAEKVSTSLMEREKEKEREKEREQKRPKVRRFRDMRRSRTIIHADQLDILYGCYFKDPNPGKHEFEQISEWVNLPKKVVQIWFQNMRARERKGEVRFISDGTLAAVGKPLIKFTWPLSKPIFSTPPKPNPSPSTGWVSAKPQTGNVPPKTDKVKEVKEPPKIPIQGPSRPNQTGSFTVVSTSPSLVHKTKTEATPITMVKIAPKTVATPVAVPLIVSGIPTSRSAPKRKVEEVQAESDRTDDDDDDYRGGVESGTTSHMVPKLSPTPINKSSALATQKHNGLKYWSQKGPFKINTLSREQLGLSSQRPTPTTTTPTTPSPVTVTASSGQNQKETSYMLQNSTPRRPRTHLNCLQLSILQSCYETCAHPNALECEAVGTELGLPLKVVQIWFQNTRAKEKRWRLQQEKMRLHPSKFAKVRPSIVKWDGLAYGGLLLLPTAVTAAVDERQ